Proteins encoded together in one Chiloscyllium plagiosum isolate BGI_BamShark_2017 chromosome 50, ASM401019v2, whole genome shotgun sequence window:
- the LOC122544599 gene encoding late histone H2B.L4-like has protein sequence MAEEKKAQQPSKKGAKKAVKRAPAKGGKKRRRSRRESYSIYIYKVMKQVHPDTGISSKAMSIMNSFVNDIFERIAGEASRLAHYNKRSTISSREIQTAVRLLLPGELAKHAVSEGTKAVTKYTSSK, from the coding sequence ATGGCAGAGGAAAAGAAAGCGCAGCAACCCTCCAAGAAGGGCGCTAAGAAAGCGGTGAAGAGGGCGCCAGCGAAGGGCGGCAAGAAGAGGAGGCGGTCCAGGAGAGAAAGTTACTCCATCTACATCTACAAAGTGATGAAGCAGGTCCACcccgacaccggcatctcctccAAGGCCATGAGCATCATGAACTCGTTCGTCAACGATATTTTCGAGCGCATCGCGGGGGAGGCTTCCCGCCTGGCCCATTACAACAAGCGCAGCACCATCAGCTCCCGGGAGATCCAGACCGCCGTGCGGCTGCTGCTGCCCGGGGAGCTGGCCAAGCACGCCGTGTCGGAGGGTACGAAGGCGGTGACCAAGTACACCAGCTCCAAGTGA
- the LOC122544505 gene encoding histone H2A, sperm-like — protein MLIVEGLNNGTNQKRPPHHSARRYKRPRWVGEGIIVFSESAYDCVWKRKGHCKAKSRSSRAGLQFPVGRVHRLLRKGNYAERVGAGAPVYLAAVLEYLTAEILELAGNAAWDNKKTRIIPRHLQLAVRNDEELNKLLGGVTIAQGGVLPNIQAVLLPKKTTAAGATKK, from the exons ATGCTGATTGTG GAGGGGCTGAACAATGGGACCAATCAGAAACGGCCGCCCCACCATTCCGCCCGAAGGTATAAGAGGCCGCgatgggtgggggagggaattATAGTATTCTCTGAAAGTGCTTATGACTGCGTCTGGAAGAGGAAAGGTCACTGCAAGGCGAAGTCTCGGTCGTCCCGGGCTGGCCTGCAGTTCCCGGTGGGCCGTGTTCACAGGCTCCTGAGAAAGGGTAACTATGCTGAGCGTGTGGGTGCCGGAGCGCCGGTCTATCTGGCTGCGGTGCTGGAGTATCTGACGGCTGAAATCCTGGAGCTGGCCGGCAACGCGGCCTGGGACAACAAGAAGACCCGCATCATCCCCAGACACCTTCAGCTGGCCGTGCGCAACGACGAGGAGCTCAACAAGCTGCTGGGAGGGGTGACCATCGCTCAGGGCGGGGTGCTGCCTAATATCCAGGCCGTGTTGCTGCCCAAGAAAACCACCGCTGCGGGAGCCACTAAAAAGTGA